A window of Solanum stenotomum isolate F172 chromosome 9, ASM1918654v1, whole genome shotgun sequence genomic DNA:
TGCTTGGTCTGAAAGGGAAGCATACGCGTAACACATGTGGAGTTGCAGGTCATAATAGGCGTTCATGTAGAAACATACCTCAAGAAGTTTAATAAGCTCTTTCGATTATATTTGAGtgtaaaattcaattttatagatACTTGAATGTTATTCTAAACTGGTTCTGTGTTTAAACTGTATGAGTTGGAATGTTGATGATGGAATAAAATTGTTATGTCCTATTAATTGTGATCCTTTTTTATCCTCATTTTGTATTCATgctcttattttattatatttgtataagcTGGCTATTGAATATTGTATTCtatttgtattagttatattGATTTTCCCTTTTTGAACAGAAAATGAATATTCATAATGAATTAAGGGAATTAAAGATTGTATAAACTTTCGACATTTATACAGTTAATCTGTAAATATATGTTGTTAGTTAGGTTTGTATACTTATACTTTATGAACATCATATAAGCCTAataatgtatatgtatatattcaaCATAAATGTACTCCTAGATTTATACCGTTAGTGTATAAACATACATTGTATAAGTTGATTTGTATAAGTAAACTTTATGAACAATTGTATAATCCTAacaaatgtatatttatatactcAATATAAAACATACTCATATATTTATACAGTTAATGTATAAAAATCGTTGTTATTTAAGTGGtgtgtatatttatattttattgataattgTATAAGCCTCACAATATGTGTATACATATACACAACATAAAAAATACAACCACAATTGTATAAGCCTCATAAATGTGTGTATACtaatattatacatttataCAACCACAAATTGTATAAGTAAACAGTAGAAGACATGAATCAAcacaaaaactataaaaataatgattatacAGTCCAATGACCCACATGATTATACAGTCCAATGATCCACAAACAACAACTTCAGTTTATCATTGTGATCTGTATAAACGTAAGTtttatctttcctttttttacttGACACAACAATAAGTGTATACATATACACAACATAAAAAATACACATAGATTTATACAGttaatgtataaatatacattgtataatttagtttgtataattattaaagtGTTAAACTGCATATTTAATGAAATTAACAAAAACAAGGAAGTAAAAGACTTAATCAATCAAATGAGTATATTACAATCAAAAAACTGGAAGTTCAAAACAGTAAAGGTTGTTATGCATGTCATttgcatattaaaaaaaaaacccagaaATTTAGTAATGTTCTAATTAATTGTGATCTTTTCACTACTATCGCAATCTCTGTGAATCCTGATTGGCCTTTCTGGTGCCTCACTATCACTAGTGGCATCGGCTTGGATCTTTTGCACCCCATAGTTCCACAACGAGGAAGCACATTGAATACGTGTGAACTCTGAATCGAAGGAATTTGGAACCCCATTTCCATTACTGATATGGTCTGCATAAGCAGCAACATATAGTCCACAATCGCTGAAAATAAAACACATCCAATTTTATGGTCAGTATAAAATTAACAATAactatttgaataaaaatagcCATAATAAAACTTACAGGCTTCCTGCATCTTGTTATGGTATATCATTGACATAAATCATTTCAAAAGAGTCACATTCAGAGTGGGACTTGTACTTCGGGTGTGAAGATATGTCAATGCCTTTGGGTGTGGGACTTGTACTTCGGGTGTAAAATCGtaacatatacaaaaataatgattatacaaatacctcATCATGCTCCAATAAGCCAGAAACAACCACTTCCTTTCTTTTTGCATTCTCATCTGTATAATTAgttgttttttctttcctttttttacttGACCCAGCAGCAGACTGATCTTTCTTACCTCCCTCCACAATTTTGATGTTGGATTGCTTTGATTTTGCACTCATTTCCTCCAATCTGATTggattatttttcaatttggatTTGATCTCTTGCATTGCGTTGGATTTGGACATTGAACCTGCAACCTCCCCAAAATCCTGAGTTAAACCAAAGGAAAACGATGAGCGTTCAACACTATTTTCGACATGCAAGGGTATACCTCTTGTGAATCTTTTAGATGGAGACTGGACATCCATTGTTTGAAGGAAAACTCTGTATGGATTATGAACTGATGTGAAAAATAGCttgaaaaaactgaaaaaaatagacaaaaatttaaattaatcgatTGAGATAAGTTTTGGCGGTACCTGAAATTTTTGAAGGGATTTTGAAACTGCGATTGAGAACGTGCTGGTGgagatttgaaatttcaaactgATTTTGGGGAGAAAATTTGAGAGAAATTGAAGGAAATAAGAGATATAAACGAGAAGATATATTGTATAAAAGGAATAACgtcagtttttttttacttatacaaATCAGTGGGGCCCATTAATAGCAAATTGACCGAGACTTTGCTCCTTAAAGGAAATAAATGAAACGGTagctactttatttattttacattaatAGTTTACCATTATGTACAATTATcccttgtttttttcttttaatccaaaatattctCAGCCACTGTTTTGTGTGTTGAAGGACAAAAATTCATGACCCCATTTAAAAGTTGAAACGACTCATGGACGGTATATCATTGCTAATTTTTGTTGTGCACTCTTTTGGGCTTAGCGCAACCCAAGTACGTAACAATAACGATCTATGTACCCATAAGCGAAGTGTACTGACGATTATTTGTGGGTTGCTGTTTAAGTTTTATCCAATAGTCGCAAgttgtttaaaatttaaataatatttaatattcacTTATACgatagaaatatatattcataaagTTATGACTTCAGAAACATAACTTATTTGTATAAAGTTTTTATTGGATAAAACATacatattttctaaaacttATACCTTACGAATTAGATATTAcataataaaagatatttttacacacaacttttcattaacCACACATAATACCCACAACAAAATACTATAGGGCTAATTGATGCAAAAACTTGAGAAACAAACCGACCTTTTAAGTCATAgcttattaaataaaaatagtgtttgGCTCAGAGTTAAATAGGTGGCTACGTATTGCCATTCATTTGCACGTGAAAAACGTCTCCAAAGCCCATGTGAAACCGGTATTTGTTTTGATCATATTATTTTGTAGTAGTACTTCCTTACCACaataatttcaagttatatCTCACCTAATTTTAAATCGGCTAATTAAGAGGACAGGTTTACTATCGTTGAATTTGTTCCGGGAATAAGGAATTCCAAGTCTCAAATTGTATATCAGAAGGCAAAATGAACACCGAATCGGAGAAAGATCAATTTTTGAAGGAATTTGGAAGCGATTATGGTTATGCAAATGCCCCCAAAAACATTGATGAAATTAGAGCTACTGAATTTAAGCGCTTAAACGGTAAGAATTTTTCATCTTCCAATTGCAGATGATATCagaattttgttgaaaattgttCACGTTGACTATACATTTAAGTATTTACTTGTAGATACGGTATACTTGGATCATGCTGGGGCGACTCTCTATTCCGAGGCTCAAATGGAAGCTGTTTTTAAGGACCTCAATTCTACTGTTTATGGAAATCCTCGTATCCTTCCTATCACATTTGTCTGCGTTTTTTACTTTCTTCAAGTATAGCTAACTAGTTCGttcaaattatttgaattttacatGTTTGATTCTGCATTTGTTCGCGACCCCCTTTGATTCCTTAATTCTGTGAAAAACAATAGATAGCCAGAGCAGTTGTAGTTTGGCTAGCGAGGACATTGTTGGGAAAGCACGCCAACAGGTGAAcatcttcttctgcacaatttatattggttgtgttgttatcataattttttataaaattatgctTCCTCTGCCTTTGCTCTGCAAATGTATATTGATGTATGCTGTTTAAGTGATTGATATTATCTAAATGCTAAGCAATCAAGTCATAAGCATCACAATGTTGTGGAGAGGTGTTAATTTTAGATAAATGCACATGTTTTTCGATGCCAATCTAATGAGAGTCACTAAATTTCCTTCGGCATATGTTCTCTCATATTCAGTATTTCACATGTGATAAAGTTTCTGTTGTTTTACTTTCTTTTACCATTGCATCACGACTCTGTTCAGGTCCTTAGTTTCTTCAATGCATCACCAAGAGAATATAGCTGTATATTCACTTCTGGGGCAACAGCTGCACTAAAGCTTGTTGGGGAGACCTTCCCATGGAGCAGTAACAGCAGTTTTATGTACACAATGGAGAATCATAACAGCGTCCTTGGGATTAGGGAGTATCCTGAATGGATTAAACCTTTTCCTCAAATTTTGTTAGTTCTGCTGTCGATTAATTTATGAAAGCTTTCCTCTTTGGTTGTGTATTTAGTTTCTTAACTACGGTACTACTTCTTGCTTCAAGTGCTACTCTTTTTCACTGACCTACCGGTCCACCTAATCAAAGGCTCCCGAAGTTTCTataaataatcaacattttCTTCATGAGAAAGGCAAGAATCTTGCTGGCTTTATATTTCAGTAAATGATCGCATCTCTACATGTCACTGCATCTGGACCATGCTATCTTTGGACATTTGAAAGAATTATCACGACTTGTATGTGTTATCTATGATGTTTCATATATGCAGATCTGATTTGTGGATATGTTCAACAATGTCATTGTTTCTCTTATTGACTGATGGTTTGCTGCATTTAATCATTGTGGTTCTTTTTGAAGTTCTATGATTccattcacttttttttaatgaaatgactCCATCCACTTTAAAATTGGTTGTCCCACACTTGCTGCTGAAGTGAGGTGTAGAACTCTACTGTTTATCTCATGGATATGGTTATACATGTTTCTGGTAGAATTTTCACTGTACCTCCAAGGGAAATTTTTATACTTGACAGATCGTAGTTCTAACTGACCAGccactaaaaaaatattcttgctaTTGAAGTGAAACCAAAAATCAGGGACCCAATTCATCTCTAATTTTGTGTACTATTATCTATGTGTTAGTACTTAATCCATGCAGATGACCTATTAAGccagaaaattgaaagaaaataatgaaaaaggttTTACACAGTATGAAGATTTTGCAGAAACAGTTGCGTAGATGGAAGATTTTGCATGATTTTCGATCTGGTTCATTTTAACATTTGTGTGTTTCTCAAGTATTCTATTCCTTAAGAGTTACTAGATATGCTCTCAGTAAAGGAGCTGCTGCTTTTGCAGTTGACATTGAAGAGGGCACACATCTGGGTGAATCAGAAAGCCCCAAGTCTAACTTAAAACTAACACAGCGCCACATTCAGAGAAGAAGTGAAGGCAGAGTTGCTAAAGAAGGGATGACAGGTAGCTTTTTATTACAAAATTCAGCCAATTTCCTTTAGAAACTAGGCTCTACAATAGTTTCACCTTCTACCTTCCAATCCCCTCCACCCACAAAGTCTATAAAGGTAGTTTGCACCTTCAACTCAAATTAGATGTAGTCTGACTTCATGAAATCCCATCAATCAGGAGAGCCTGTATGGCCTTATACCTGTTAGGTGGATTATCTATTTCCTTTTGTTAGTTTTTATTAAATGCTCTGGAAGTGAAGTAGTAGCTGGTTCACTAATGAGGCACATATACCAATGTCTTTATCAACTTTGACTTGTTGTATCTGAAATTGTCTTCTTCTTGTTACAGGTAACACATACAACTTGTTTGCATTCCCATCAGAATGCAATTTTTCAGGTCGAAAATTCGACCCTAACCTGGTTAAGATTATCAAGGAAGGGTCTGAAAGAATCTTAGAAAGCTCCCAGTATTGcaggtaaaataataaaaaactagaCTCTAGTGATTGAGAATAGCCGAGATGCTAAAGTTCTGACATTTATCTGAATAGTATTCTTTTTCCCCTGTACTTGTAAGATTTTTACCCCCAGTAAAGACTATAAGAAAATAGACCTTCTCTTTTAAACTTGGTTGAGAATAGATTTTTAGTGCCTCAAACATTCAccaaaaaagatatttatttttatgctgTTTCAAAATACTCTTCAGTTCTTTATTGTCTAAATTAGGGGTGTTTCTAATGATTTTAATATGTTTGACTACCAAAAAGTTAAGACATGGCATACAGTAACTAGTCTATCATTCTAAAGTATAGCCGTGCCAAGGAAGATTATTTGTTTGTCAATATCTACAAGAGGAGATGCTACATTTTGAACAATGTATGCTGATTCAGTCAGGGCTTTGACTTAAAATACTGAATGATCGACCTTTTTTCCTCTATGCGTGCTATTCTTATCTCATTAGCTGATAAGCTTGTTCTTATGtcttcaaaaagattttatatctCCATCATTGAGTTGGTCTTGTGCAGATGGGCAGACATAAATTCTCTTTTCTGAATGCAGAGGTTCCTGGTTGGTTCTGATAGATGCTGCTAAAGGATGTGCTACCAATCCACCAGATTTATCGAAGTTTAAAGCAGACTTTGTTGTTTTCTCGTTCTACAAGGTACTTATATTTGATACCTGCTGTTTTAAGATTACATGAGGTACTTATCCTGCTGTTTTAAGATTACACGAATATACAACTTACATCACGGAGtttgaaaatagttttatttgtttcttGTTTAGTTATTCGGCTACCCAACTGGCCTTGGAGCACTCATTATTCGAAATGGTAAGCAGTTAAATAAGAAAGCCGATTTTTGTTATGTGTTTGCTCACTTAttcttgtttaattttcttcttcgtgTAGTTTACTTTTGTCTTGTTTCACTCTCTGCCTCTATCCCTCTGCTTCTCTCTTTATGGAGAGAATCTTGGGTGGAAAGAGTGTCAAAGATGCAGGGTTTCATGTTTTTCTAGTTGTGAAACAAGATACACTtatatttctccttttttccccttttctttACTGTGAAAATTAACCTAATTTCCTGATCTCTTTCTATTGATCAGATGCTGCTAAGCTGATGAAGAAGACCTACTTTAGTGGAGGTTTTTCTTAGTGCCTTCCCATGTTATGATTATATAATTGAAAACTCTAGCAATTTTAAGTTAACCTGGATTCTTGTAGGCACGGTGGCTGCAGCTATTGCTGATGTTGACTTTTTCAAAAGAAGAGAAGGCGTAGATGAATTTTTTGAGGATGGAACCATTTCATTCTTGAGCATAGCAGCAATTCAACATgggttcaaaataattaatatgctAACAACATCTTTGATTTCCCGGTAAGTGAGAgcttgctctttttttttcccgGATAAGGTGAGAGCTTACTTCTTTCGTGGATGAATAGATTCTCAAATTGAATAATGATCAGAATTTTATTGAGATTGGACATATTTTACTGTCATTACACATGAACAGAGACATTATATTGTTCACCCTAGTGACTAGATTTATCGCACACTTTTTCGCTTATAGTTTaatctttttatgatttatctCGGTGAGTGAGTCCTGCTAATGTTGTTTGATTAATCCTGCTCATCGCTACTTTGTAGATATTGTTGAACTTCTATTTTTGTACTGCATAGGTACTGCCAACCTTTTTATTATTAGATGTTACCACAAATACTGAAATAAATCAATTTTGGTTTAGCTGTTAggctaattattttttaagtgaataagaaactttgttttaaaggtttaaaattttggaacttcaatttttcctgttttttttttctccgtTTGACTTGACTGATAAATTCCTCTTTATTTAGAGAAACTAGTTTTTCTTTTCTGAATCATCTAATTCAGTGCCAACAGAATCATACTGAGAATTTTACGGAAATTGTTGCCCCATTTCTCTCTCCCCCCCTAATTGAAGTTGGGacctaaagaaaaaaaaaagtcctgAAATGTGCTATTCTTTTCTGCAAGGCATACAACATCAATTGCAGCATATGTGAGGAATAAGCTTTTGGCACTGAAGCATGAAAATGGAGAATTTGTTTGCATGCTGTACGGGGTAAATATATCGAACATAGCATTCTTGTGACTAGGTTCATATGTTTTTGGAATTTGGCTGAAATTTAGATCTTGTTCTTATCAATTGCAATTATATGATATGAGAAATTCTTCCTGAGTTCACGTGAAGAAATTTCTTTATGTCCTAGGCAAAGGCAAGTTTATAACTGTTGCTCATTCATGCAGTGATGATGcaatgattttgtttttgggttgcttttgttgattttcattttagttGACTTTCTATTTGGTATTCTGTCACTGTCTATGAATTGTCTCTGATGGTTTGTTATGAAATTATCCTATGGTTCCAAAGGTGACTAAGTTAATATGACTTTTATCTCAGTTATTATCTAGTGAAATGGGTCCCATGGTTTCATTCAACATGAAAAGACCAGATGGAACATGGTATGGATATCGTGAGGTGGGAAAATTGGCAACTTTGTCAGGAATTCAACTGCGGGTAAGAGTTCAAAGGCCATATTGTCTATGAAGTATGGATTTTGTTCTGTTTCTCCTGGGGGATGAGATGATTGCTACCTTATGCTCTTGAAACATATCCCCAGAGCAGCTTGATACTGCTGTTTCTGATATAATGTGCTACTTTCATATGTTATCTTTTCTCAATGTCAAGGAGGATGACATaacaattttctcaaaaaaaaaatagaaagtaatAACAAATTATCTTAGCTGAATTTGTCAGAGAAAGAGGAGTTTGGAATGCAAGGAGATGGTAAATATTTATGAGAAAGCCCCTAAAGAATGGTCTGTCTTAATTCTTAAAGGAATGGAGGGAGGATTAGTCATCACAACTTGTGAAACTAGTAATTGAAGATCTCAGATAAATAATGCTGTTGTATACTATGAGTCTATGACTAAACTCTTGCTTCTTTTTCCCTGTATTTTTGTATAGACAGGATGTTTTTGCAATCCTGGTGCTTGTGCTAAATATCTTGGTTTGTCACACTTGGATCTTCTTTCAAACATTGAGGTACGTGTTTCCTTTCCCCTCATTTTTAATTGCTATATGTCTTCTGTTGCATGGGAAAAAGGGACAACCAATGgtaacaaattcaaattatcatTTCATTTAGGCTGGGCATGTGTGCTGGGATGATCGTGACATTTTACATGGAAAACCAACTGGAGCAGTCAGAGTATCTTTTGGTTACATGTCAACATTTGAAGATGCCATGGTAAGGGACCCCCCATTCCCAACCTAATTCCCTAAAATGAAGAgtagttctatatttttttacagTAGGACATGCTTctttcttcaagattttgatGTGCCAAATATTGAACAATTGGAGTGAAAAATTTACATTTCAACTCAAATAGTTTATGATTTGAATGCACTAATCAGAGAGCTTTTCAGACTACATTTCTCTTGCTAATTAgctttatatgattttaaccCCCAAACAAAAGGGTGATAGAAAGTCTTAATGTCTCACATTAGTGGATGGAAGAGGTGGTTGTTTCCTTATGTGCTTTGGGTATTCCTCACTTCATGAGCTAGATTTTAGGGTTAAGTTTGCCAAGGTCTATTTTCTTAACACGGTAGCTGAACCTCTAGAATCTTGGTAGAGACTCAAAATAGATTCCCCTATACCAGAGGTTGGTGCCAACTTCTTCTCGTCATCCTTTCGGTGTCTGGTTCCACTCCTCTCGTTGGCTGTCCTAGGGCCACCATCTATCTTTCAACTACTGCTGCTATTTTCTATACCGACCGGAGCCCTTTTCTATGAATTTATTGTCATTGTTCTACCAATTCAAGTTACGTTGTGGCATGTCCTTGGGCTTTTCAATATAGTTTCTCTTTTTGGTGATTGAGAATAGATTCTTATCCGTGTGTAGCGCAAGAGACACTTCCTTTCGCTGTGCGGTTAATCATGACTTGCTACAAGAAGAATTCCAATAGCGCCTTTTCTTGATGATTGTGCATTATTCCAGCTAAATTTCATGTTTTCAATGTCAACTTTCTATGTTTTATATGAGTAAACTCAAGTTGGTTTCATTATGTAGAGTTTAAGGGGATCGCTCAGAATATCAAGAGAATATGTTTCTAGATTCATACACTGGTTAAAAATGATATGTCTAGATTCATATATGATACGTGTCTAGAGACTCATTATacttgaagatttgaataagtAAAATCTTGTAGAACACTGTTATAGGAATAGAACATTTTCTTActtcattagcataaaaattgATTACCTATCTAATCGTATGTACTTTAAGACTTTCTATATAAGGAACACCTCTTGTATATTGTTTCTTAATCAAGTCAATGAGAAGTTTTTCCTAATTTAACATGGCCTCAAAGCCATACGGGGGAGTGGGAGGGAGGACGGGTTAGAATGCCTATTCTATTCTTGGTTCGCCCATTATTATGCACCACATGCTCCAAATGTCTGGTCCTGGGCATGTGtgggagggggagggggggtgTAAGAATGTTTGGCATTAGTTACCTATCAATAAAAAAGAGATTACCCCACATTAGTTAATGAAATGTGTTGTCTTTTTACATGGTCTTGGG
This region includes:
- the LOC125876472 gene encoding molybdenum cofactor sulfurase isoform X2 encodes the protein MNTESEKDQFLKEFGSDYGYANAPKNIDEIRATEFKRLNDTVYLDHAGATLYSEAQMEAVFKDLNSTVYGNPHSQSSCSLASEDIVGKARQQVLSFFNASPREYSCIFTSGATAALKLVGETFPWSSNSSFMYTMENHNSVLGIREYALSKGAAAFAVDIEEGTHLGESESPKSNLKLTQRHIQRRSEGRVAKEGMTGNTYNLFAFPSECNFSGRKFDPNLVKIIKEGSERILESSQYCRGSWLVLIDAAKGCATNPPDLSKFKADFVVFSFYKLFGYPTGLGALIIRNDAAKLMKKTYFSGGTVAAAIADVDFFKRREGVDEFFEDGTISFLSIAAIQHGFKIINMLTTSLISRHTTSIAAYVRNKLLALKHENGEFVCMLYGLLSSEMGPMVSFNMKRPDGTWYGYREVGKLATLSGIQLRTGCFCNPGACAKYLGLSHLDLLSNIEAGHVCWDDRDILHGKPTGAVRVSFGYMSTFEDAMKLVNFVENNFVITSSNRCALQPSSISLPIEGIAKAAARHFLSSITVYPIKSCAGFSVDQWPLTSTGLLHDREWILKSTTGEILTQKKVPEMCYISTLIDLNLGKLFVESPRCKEKLQIELKSNSLVAGRDEMDIQNHRYEVRSYNNEVDIWFSRAIDRPCTLLRNSSSQSHSCINKNGSPGMCRDVGARLNFVNEAQFLLISEESIADLNSRLKSNGRRSNGGQAVQVGAMRFRPNLVASGGEPYAEDGWNNLNIGGKYFMSLGGCNRCQMININPEAGEVQRFSEPLATLAGYRRAKGRIMFGILLRYENNTKTESDTWIRVGEEIVPNGDRH
- the LOC125876472 gene encoding molybdenum cofactor sulfurase isoform X1, with the translated sequence MNTESEKDQFLKEFGSDYGYANAPKNIDEIRATEFKRLNDTVYLDHAGATLYSEAQMEAVFKDLNSTVYGNPHSQSSCSLASEDIVGKARQQVLSFFNASPREYSCIFTSGATAALKLVGETFPWSSNSSFMYTMENHNSVLGIREYALSKGAAAFAVDIEEGTHLGESESPKSNLKLTQRHIQRRSEGRVAKEGMTGNTYNLFAFPSECNFSGRKFDPNLVKIIKEGSERILESSQYCRGSWLVLIDAAKGCATNPPDLSKFKADFVVFSFYKLFGYPTGLGALIIRNDAAKLMKKTYFSGGTVAAAIADVDFFKRREGVDEFFEDGTISFLSIAAIQHGFKIINMLTTSLISRHTTSIAAYVRNKLLALKHENGEFVCMLYGLLSSEMGPMVSFNMKRPDGTWYGYREVGKLATLSGIQLRTGCFCNPGACAKYLGLSHLDLLSNIEAGHVCWDDRDILHGKPTGAVRVSFGYMSTFEDAMKLVNFVENNFVITSSNRCALQPSSISLPIEGIAKAAARHFLSSITVYPIKSCAGFSVDQWPLTSTGLLHDREWILKSTTGEILTQKKVPEMCYISTLIDLNLGKLFVESPRCKEKLQIELKSNSLVAGRDEMDIQNHRYEVRSYNNEVDIWFSRAIDRPCTLLRNSSSQSHSCINKNGSPGMCRDVGARLNFVNEAQFLLISEESIADLNSRLKSNLDGRRSNGGQAVQVGAMRFRPNLVASGGEPYAEDGWNNLNIGGKYFMSLGGCNRCQMININPEAGEVQRFSEPLATLAGYRRAKGRIMFGILLRYENNTKTESDTWIRVGEEIVPNGDRH